A portion of the Hoylesella buccalis ATCC 35310 genome contains these proteins:
- a CDS encoding ATP-binding protein, producing MEKNILLSESTPSARISYQHVIGKLLMPIELLRRYYAKVMEREVNTRQTLLLLNAQLAFVMTVFPIEAPFAMRVVCCLWLLNALWKCKQAF from the coding sequence ATGGAAAAGAACATTCTTTTATCAGAAAGCACACCCTCGGCACGAATCTCTTATCAGCACGTCATCGGAAAATTATTGATGCCGATAGAACTTTTGCGGCGTTATTACGCCAAAGTGATGGAACGTGAGGTGAACACGCGGCAGACGCTGTTGCTACTGAATGCCCAACTGGCATTCGTGATGACCGTGTTTCCCATCGAAGCGCCGTTCGCCATGCGCGTGGTTTGCTGCCTGTGGCTGTTGAACGCCTTGTGGAAATGCAAGCAAGCGTTCTGA
- a CDS encoding aminotransferase class V-fold PLP-dependent enzyme produces MYDISSIRQDFPILSRKVYDKPLIYLDNAATTQKPLCVLDAMRDEYLNVNANVHRGVHWMSQQATELHEAARETVRRFINARSAAEVVFTRGTTEGLNLIAATYCQAFMREGDEVIVSAMEHHSNIVPWQLQAQQRGIVLKVVPMTDAGELMLDEYEKLFTNKTKLVSLTQVSNVLGTVNPVKQMTATAHAHGVPVVIDGAQSAPHFKVDMQDIDCDFFVFSGHKAYGPTGIGVLYGKEEWLDRLPPYQGGGEMISHVSFDKVSFERPPLKFEAGTPDYIATHGLAVALDYLSSLGMDNIAKHEHELTTYALERMQTIPGMHIFGEAAHRDAVISFQVGHIHHMDMGTLLDRLGIAIRTGHHCAQPLMQRLGVLGTARASFALYNTREEVDQLVAGIERVSRMF; encoded by the coding sequence ATGTACGATATTTCTTCTATTCGTCAGGATTTTCCCATCCTCTCTCGAAAGGTCTACGACAAGCCTTTGATTTACTTGGATAATGCGGCCACCACGCAGAAACCCTTGTGCGTGTTGGATGCCATGCGTGACGAATACCTAAACGTCAACGCCAACGTACACCGTGGCGTGCATTGGATGTCGCAGCAGGCCACCGAACTTCACGAGGCTGCCCGCGAGACGGTACGCCGTTTCATCAATGCCCGCTCTGCCGCTGAGGTGGTTTTCACCCGAGGTACCACCGAGGGCTTGAACCTCATCGCCGCCACCTATTGTCAGGCGTTCATGCGCGAAGGCGATGAAGTAATCGTGTCTGCCATGGAGCATCATTCCAACATTGTGCCGTGGCAGTTGCAGGCTCAGCAAAGGGGCATCGTGCTCAAAGTGGTTCCGATGACCGATGCGGGGGAGCTGATGCTCGACGAATACGAGAAGTTGTTTACCAACAAGACCAAATTGGTGAGCCTGACGCAGGTGAGCAACGTGCTGGGTACCGTCAACCCTGTGAAACAGATGACGGCCACGGCGCATGCCCATGGCGTGCCGGTGGTGATAGACGGTGCGCAGAGTGCGCCCCATTTCAAGGTAGACATGCAAGACATTGATTGCGATTTCTTCGTTTTCAGCGGCCACAAGGCATACGGCCCCACGGGCATTGGCGTGCTTTATGGTAAGGAAGAATGGCTCGACCGTTTGCCACCCTATCAGGGAGGAGGCGAGATGATCAGCCATGTGTCGTTCGATAAGGTTTCTTTCGAGCGACCGCCATTGAAGTTCGAGGCGGGCACACCCGATTACATTGCCACGCATGGGTTGGCCGTTGCGCTCGATTACCTGTCATCCTTGGGCATGGACAACATAGCCAAGCACGAACACGAGCTGACCACTTACGCCCTTGAGCGCATGCAAACCATTCCTGGGATGCACATCTTCGGCGAGGCGGCCCATCGCGATGCGGTCATTAGCTTTCAGGTTGGACACATTCACCACATGGACATGGGCACCTTGTTGGATAGGCTCGGCATCGCCATCCGCACGGGGCACCACTGCGCGCAGCCGCTGATGCAGCGGTTGGGTGTTTTGGGAACAGCGCGCGCCTCCTTCGCTTTGTACAACACACGCGAAGAGGTTGACCAATTGGTTGCGGGCATTGAGCGCGTCAGCAGGATGTTCTAA
- the sufD gene encoding Fe-S cluster assembly protein SufD, which produces MNSEKQYLDLYADARAMIFQHGSPVMNDVRDAAFEDFKRQGFPSRKVERYRYTDMAALFEPNYGLNLNRLDIPVKPYEAFKCSVPNLSTSLYFIVNDAFHAKALPKATLPEGVIVDSLQKVADTHPQLVSKYYAQLAETKDDAITALNTMLAQDGLFIYVPKRVKIDRAVQVVNLLRSDVDLMVNRRVLIVLDEGAEAKFLFCDHTMDDKHFLATQVIEAYVGENASLDLYCMEETHEHNTRVSNVYVEQQANSRFNHNVLTLHNGITRNQLNLVFRGEGASCCCNGCVIADKKQHVDNNTFIRHAVPHCESHELYKYVLDGQATGAFAGRVLVEKGAQKTNSEMRNQNLCTTKQARMYTQPELEIYADDVKCGHGSTVGQLNDQAMFYMRQRGISEQEAKLLLEFAFINEVVDSMQLEPLKDRLHYLVEKRFRGELDKCAGCRNC; this is translated from the coding sequence ATGAACAGTGAGAAACAATATCTCGACCTGTATGCGGATGCCCGCGCCATGATTTTTCAGCATGGTTCGCCCGTGATGAACGACGTTCGTGACGCTGCCTTCGAAGATTTTAAGCGCCAAGGCTTCCCCTCACGCAAGGTCGAACGCTATCGCTATACGGATATGGCGGCGCTGTTTGAACCCAATTATGGATTGAACCTCAACCGGCTAGATATCCCCGTAAAACCCTATGAGGCTTTCAAGTGCAGCGTACCCAACTTGAGTACTTCGCTTTACTTCATCGTCAACGATGCTTTCCACGCCAAGGCGCTGCCCAAAGCGACGCTGCCCGAAGGTGTCATCGTAGACTCTTTGCAGAAGGTGGCCGACACCCATCCGCAATTAGTGAGCAAGTATTATGCCCAGCTGGCCGAGACAAAGGACGATGCCATCACCGCGCTGAACACCATGCTGGCGCAAGATGGCCTCTTCATCTATGTGCCCAAGCGGGTTAAGATTGACCGTGCCGTCCAGGTGGTGAACCTCCTTCGCTCTGATGTCGACCTGATGGTGAACCGACGGGTGCTCATCGTGCTGGATGAAGGAGCCGAGGCCAAGTTCCTTTTCTGCGACCACACCATGGACGACAAGCACTTTCTTGCTACGCAAGTGATTGAGGCTTATGTGGGCGAGAATGCCTCGCTCGACCTTTATTGCATGGAAGAAACGCACGAACACAATACTCGCGTGAGCAACGTGTATGTGGAACAGCAGGCCAACAGCCGCTTCAATCACAACGTGCTAACCCTGCACAATGGCATCACACGCAACCAACTCAATCTGGTGTTCCGTGGCGAAGGGGCGTCTTGTTGCTGTAACGGCTGCGTCATCGCTGACAAAAAGCAGCATGTGGACAACAACACGTTCATCCGTCATGCCGTGCCTCACTGCGAAAGTCATGAACTGTACAAGTATGTTCTCGATGGTCAGGCCACGGGAGCCTTCGCCGGTAGGGTGCTTGTAGAGAAGGGAGCGCAGAAGACCAACTCGGAGATGCGCAACCAAAACCTCTGCACCACGAAACAGGCACGCATGTACACGCAGCCTGAGTTGGAGATTTATGCCGACGATGTGAAATGTGGTCATGGTTCTACCGTGGGTCAACTCAACGACCAGGCTATGTTCTACATGCGCCAGCGCGGCATCAGTGAGCAGGAAGCCAAGCTGCTGTTGGAGTTCGCCTTCATCAATGAAGTGGTCGACAGCATGCAGCTCGAACCCTTGAAAGACCGTCTGCACTACTTGGTTGAGAAGCGCTTCAGAGGCGAACTCGACAAGTGTGCGGGATGTAGAAATTGTTAA
- the sufC gene encoding Fe-S cluster assembly ATPase SufC: MLEVKNLHATINGKEILKGINLVIKTGEVHAIMGPNGSGKSTLSAVLVGNPMYEVTQGEVTFNGKDLLAMAPEDRAHEGLFLSFQYPVEIPGVSMTNFMRAAINEKRKYQGQEPMSAGDFIKLMKEKRKVVELDSKLSNRSVNEGFSGGEKKRNEIFQMAMLEPTLSILDETDSGLDVDALRIVAEGVNKLKRPDTSTIVITHYDRLLDLIKPDIVHVLFNGRIVKTGGPELAKEIEDKGYDWIKAEAE; encoded by the coding sequence ATGTTAGAGGTAAAGAATTTGCATGCCACCATCAACGGCAAAGAAATATTGAAAGGAATCAATCTTGTCATCAAGACAGGAGAAGTACATGCCATCATGGGACCCAACGGTTCGGGCAAGAGTACCTTGAGTGCAGTGCTCGTGGGCAATCCGATGTACGAGGTTACACAGGGCGAAGTGACGTTCAATGGCAAAGACCTGTTGGCCATGGCGCCAGAAGATCGCGCACATGAGGGATTGTTTCTCTCTTTCCAATATCCTGTGGAAATCCCTGGTGTGTCCATGACCAATTTCATGCGGGCAGCCATCAACGAGAAGCGAAAGTATCAAGGACAGGAGCCGATGAGTGCCGGCGACTTCATCAAGTTGATGAAGGAAAAGCGAAAGGTGGTTGAGTTAGACAGCAAACTGTCCAACCGCAGCGTGAACGAGGGATTCAGTGGCGGAGAGAAAAAGCGCAACGAAATCTTCCAAATGGCGATGCTCGAGCCCACACTCTCCATTCTCGATGAGACGGATTCGGGCTTGGATGTAGACGCTCTTCGCATAGTTGCCGAAGGTGTCAACAAGCTCAAGAGGCCCGATACCAGCACCATTGTCATCACACATTACGACCGTTTGCTCGATTTAATCAAGCCCGACATCGTTCATGTGCTGTTCAATGGACGCATTGTGAAGACCGGAGGGCCTGAATTGGCCAAGGAAATCGAAGACAAGGGATACGACTGGATTAAGGCGGAGGCAGAATGA
- the sufB gene encoding Fe-S cluster assembly protein SufB encodes MEEVNNTNNEYVKKLTEQKYEFGFTTDVHTEIIEKGLNEDVIRLISNKKGEPEWMLEFRLKAYRHWLTMTQPSWGHVTLPDINYQEISYYADPMAKKPANKELDPELEKTFDKLGIPLEERLALSGTAVDAIMDSVSVKTTFKEKLKEKGVIFCSMGEAIKEHSALVRQYLGSVVPYHDNFFAALNSAVFSDGSFVFIPKGVRCPMELSSYFRINARNTGQFERTLIVAEDDAYVSYLEGCTAPMRDENQLHAAIVEIIVMNNAEVKYSTVQNWYPGDEHGKGGVLNLVTKRGDCRGVNSKLSWTQVETGSAITWKYPSCILRGDGSQAEFYSVAVTNHHQEADTGTKMIHMGKNTTSTIISKGISAGHSQNSYRGLVRATANADNARNYSSCDSLLLGSECGAHTFPYMDIHNDSAIVEHEATTSKISEDQLFYCNQRGIPTEDAVGLIVNGYAKEVLNKLPMEFAVEAQKLLSVSLEGTVG; translated from the coding sequence ATGGAAGAAGTAAATAACACGAACAACGAATACGTCAAAAAGCTGACCGAACAGAAGTACGAGTTTGGTTTTACCACTGACGTTCATACCGAGATTATAGAGAAGGGGCTTAATGAGGATGTCATTCGGCTCATTTCCAACAAGAAAGGAGAGCCGGAATGGATGCTCGAATTTCGCCTGAAAGCGTATCGACATTGGCTGACAATGACACAACCCTCATGGGGACATGTGACGTTGCCCGACATTAATTACCAAGAAATCTCCTATTATGCCGACCCAATGGCGAAGAAACCAGCCAACAAGGAGCTTGATCCGGAATTGGAGAAGACGTTCGACAAGCTGGGCATTCCATTGGAAGAACGGTTGGCACTTAGTGGAACGGCCGTTGATGCCATCATGGATTCAGTGTCTGTGAAGACCACCTTCAAGGAAAAGCTGAAGGAGAAAGGCGTCATCTTCTGTTCCATGGGCGAGGCTATCAAGGAACATTCTGCCTTGGTGCGTCAGTACTTAGGCTCGGTGGTTCCTTATCATGACAATTTCTTTGCAGCCCTGAACAGCGCTGTTTTCAGTGATGGATCGTTCGTTTTCATCCCCAAAGGCGTGCGCTGTCCCATGGAGTTAAGTTCGTATTTCCGCATCAACGCGCGCAATACCGGACAGTTTGAACGAACGTTGATTGTGGCTGAAGACGATGCGTATGTGAGTTATCTCGAAGGATGCACCGCTCCGATGCGCGATGAGAATCAACTTCATGCCGCAATCGTGGAAATCATCGTGATGAACAATGCCGAGGTAAAATACTCAACCGTTCAGAATTGGTATCCCGGAGACGAACATGGCAAGGGCGGAGTGCTCAACTTAGTCACCAAAAGGGGCGATTGTCGCGGAGTCAACTCCAAGCTCTCGTGGACGCAAGTCGAAACAGGTAGCGCCATTACATGGAAATATCCATCTTGTATCTTGCGTGGAGACGGCTCGCAGGCCGAGTTCTATTCGGTGGCGGTGACCAATCATCATCAAGAAGCCGACACGGGTACGAAGATGATTCACATGGGGAAGAACACCACGAGCACCATCATTTCAAAGGGAATCAGTGCCGGACACAGCCAGAATTCCTATCGAGGATTGGTTCGTGCGACCGCCAATGCGGACAATGCACGCAACTACAGCTCGTGCGACAGTCTGCTGTTGGGAAGCGAATGTGGTGCCCATACGTTCCCCTATATGGACATTCATAACGACAGTGCCATCGTTGAGCATGAGGCCACGACAAGCAAAATCAGTGAAGACCAGCTGTTTTATTGCAATCAACGAGGCATTCCTACTGAAGATGCCGTTGGCCTGATTGTCAATGGATATGCCAAGGAAGTATTAAACAAGTTGCCGATGGAGTTTGCAGTTGAGGCGCAAAAATTGCTTTCCGTCTCGCTGGAGGGCACCGTTGGATAA
- the infB gene encoding translation initiation factor IF-2, with product MSIRLNKALRELNIGLQTAVEFLEKKSELGEVKGEPSFKLSDAQYQALVEAFQQDAEVRNQAEKIFQKKPKEKKRTSEAKEERVEEVVETASSQQRYKPLGKIDLSVFDKKPAAKNADAQDNQKASESQEKPTKKAAAVSPKPEKEKVEKPAETPKAAPTVVEESKKDDQKAEVKTEAPIVKKEQADQKQKVDERIEPQESDKPQESDKAQQSAESQESDKEQEGTELFQTKGELRLQNAPKVNVLGKIDLSTINQSTRPKKKTKEERRKEREEKRGDGRKKRARINQQRVDINAASRQIGNNGGGNANRSANADGRNANKKNRKGRGRNQKPLEVNEEEVARQVKETLARLTSKGTQNRKGAKYRKEKRDAMQERMSAEARAERKESKVLKLTEFVTVSELATMMDVDVNKLIGTLMSIGVMASINQRLDAETINLVADEFGFKTEYVSAEVQEAVAEEIDDENDLLPRAPIVTVMGHVDHGKTSLLDHIRNTNVIEGEAGGITQHIGAYNVQLENGRFITFLDTPGHEAFTAMRARGTQVTDIAIIIIAADDSVMPTTKEAIAHAQAANVPMVFAINKIDKPGANPDKIREDLAQMNLLVEEWGGKYQCQEISAKKGIGVNELLEKVLLEADMLDLKANPNRRATGSVIESSLDKGRGYVSTVLVSNGTLRVGDDIIAGTSWGRIKAMFNVRNQRIESAKPAEPAIILGLNGAPTAGDQFHVLETEQEVRDIANKRMQLQREQGLRTQKRLTLSDISHRIALGSFKELNIIVKGDTDGSIEALSDSFIKMSTEKINVNVIFKSVGQISESDVTLADASDAIIVGFQVRPSASARKLAEQNGVEINTYSVIYDAIDDVKSAMEGMLDKVTKEVVTGEVEVKQVYKISKVGTVAGAMVTDGKVHRSDKARVVRDGIVVHTAPINALKRYKDDVKEVATGFECGISLVNFNDIQEGDIIETFTEIEVKQTL from the coding sequence ATGAGCATCAGATTAAACAAAGCATTACGTGAATTAAACATAGGACTTCAAACGGCAGTTGAATTCCTTGAAAAGAAAAGTGAGCTGGGAGAGGTAAAGGGCGAGCCAAGCTTTAAGTTGAGCGACGCACAATACCAAGCCCTGGTAGAGGCTTTCCAACAAGACGCAGAGGTGCGCAATCAGGCGGAAAAGATCTTCCAGAAAAAGCCCAAAGAAAAGAAACGCACTTCGGAAGCAAAAGAAGAGCGTGTTGAAGAAGTAGTCGAGACAGCTTCATCGCAGCAGCGATACAAACCGCTCGGCAAGATTGACTTGAGCGTATTCGACAAGAAGCCTGCCGCTAAGAACGCTGATGCTCAAGACAATCAAAAGGCATCGGAATCACAAGAAAAACCGACAAAGAAGGCTGCTGCCGTCAGCCCAAAGCCTGAAAAAGAAAAAGTAGAGAAGCCAGCAGAAACACCAAAGGCAGCACCAACTGTGGTGGAAGAAAGCAAGAAGGACGACCAGAAAGCTGAAGTCAAGACCGAGGCACCAATTGTAAAGAAGGAGCAAGCGGACCAGAAACAAAAGGTTGACGAGCGTATTGAACCACAGGAAAGTGACAAGCCACAGGAAAGCGACAAGGCACAGCAAAGCGCCGAATCGCAGGAAAGTGACAAGGAGCAGGAAGGCACCGAACTTTTCCAAACCAAGGGTGAGCTGCGCTTGCAAAATGCGCCAAAGGTGAATGTGCTGGGTAAAATAGACCTTAGCACCATCAACCAGAGTACTCGACCCAAGAAGAAAACCAAGGAAGAACGTCGCAAAGAGCGTGAAGAAAAACGAGGCGATGGACGCAAAAAGCGCGCACGCATTAACCAACAGCGGGTTGATATCAACGCTGCTTCTCGACAAATTGGAAACAATGGCGGTGGCAATGCCAACAGGTCTGCGAATGCTGACGGCCGAAATGCTAATAAGAAAAATCGAAAGGGCAGAGGACGTAACCAGAAACCGCTGGAGGTGAACGAGGAAGAGGTAGCACGCCAGGTAAAAGAAACGCTGGCCAGACTCACCAGTAAGGGTACGCAGAACAGGAAAGGTGCTAAATACCGTAAGGAAAAACGTGATGCCATGCAAGAACGCATGAGTGCGGAAGCAAGAGCAGAACGTAAGGAAAGTAAGGTATTGAAGCTCACCGAATTCGTGACAGTCAGCGAATTGGCTACCATGATGGATGTGGATGTCAACAAACTGATTGGAACCTTGATGAGCATCGGTGTGATGGCATCTATCAATCAACGATTGGATGCCGAGACCATCAACTTGGTTGCCGATGAGTTTGGCTTCAAGACCGAATATGTGAGCGCAGAGGTTCAAGAGGCTGTCGCTGAAGAAATCGACGACGAGAACGACCTGTTGCCTCGCGCACCCATCGTTACCGTGATGGGACATGTAGACCATGGTAAGACATCTCTGTTGGACCACATCCGTAACACCAATGTGATTGAAGGCGAGGCTGGTGGCATTACCCAGCACATCGGTGCTTACAACGTACAGCTGGAGAATGGACGATTCATCACATTCTTGGATACTCCTGGTCATGAGGCCTTCACCGCCATGCGTGCCCGCGGTACACAGGTGACGGATATCGCCATCATCATCATCGCTGCCGACGACAGTGTGATGCCTACTACCAAGGAGGCCATCGCGCATGCGCAGGCTGCCAACGTGCCCATGGTGTTTGCCATCAACAAGATTGACAAGCCAGGAGCCAACCCAGATAAGATTCGTGAAGACTTGGCTCAGATGAACTTGCTGGTTGAAGAGTGGGGTGGAAAATACCAATGCCAGGAAATCAGTGCGAAAAAAGGTATAGGTGTTAACGAATTGTTGGAGAAAGTTCTCCTCGAGGCCGACATGCTTGACTTGAAAGCTAATCCCAATCGTCGTGCGACAGGTAGTGTCATCGAGTCGAGTTTGGACAAGGGGCGTGGATATGTTTCTACGGTTTTGGTCAGCAATGGTACGCTGCGTGTGGGTGATGACATCATCGCCGGGACGAGCTGGGGACGCATCAAGGCCATGTTCAACGTGCGCAACCAGCGTATTGAGTCGGCCAAACCTGCCGAACCTGCCATCATTCTCGGACTGAATGGTGCGCCCACGGCCGGTGATCAGTTCCATGTGCTGGAAACAGAGCAAGAGGTTCGAGATATCGCCAACAAGCGTATGCAGTTGCAGCGTGAGCAAGGCTTGCGTACACAGAAGCGCCTCACGCTAAGTGACATCTCGCATCGTATCGCTCTTGGGTCATTCAAAGAACTGAACATTATAGTGAAAGGTGACACCGATGGTAGTATCGAGGCTTTGAGTGACTCGTTTATTAAGATGTCTACCGAGAAGATTAACGTCAATGTTATCTTCAAGTCGGTAGGTCAGATCAGTGAGAGCGACGTTACCTTGGCAGATGCTTCCGATGCTATTATTGTGGGCTTCCAGGTTCGTCCGTCTGCTTCTGCCCGTAAACTGGCCGAACAGAACGGTGTTGAAATCAACACCTACTCCGTCATCTACGACGCCATTGATGACGTGAAGTCGGCTATGGAGGGCATGCTTGACAAGGTGACCAAGGAGGTAGTCACTGGCGAGGTTGAGGTGAAGCAAGTTTACAAGATTTCAAAGGTGGGAACCGTAGCTGGTGCCATGGTTACCGATGGAAAGGTACACCGCTCAGACAAAGCTCGAGTTGTTCGCGATGGAATCGTTGTTCACACCGCTCCTATCAATGCATTGAAGCGGTATAAGGACGATGTCAAGGAAGTGGCAACCGGTTTCGAGTGTGGTATCAGTCTGGTTAATTTCAATGATATCCAGGAAGGTGACATCATAGAAACCTTTACAGAAATAGAAGTAAAGCAAACGTTGTAA
- the nusA gene encoding transcription termination factor NusA yields MAARKNVEETISMIDTFREFKDTKNIDRATLVSVLEESFRNVLAKIYGSDENFDVIVNPDKGDFEIYRNRIVVPDGEVADENKEISLKEAREIEDDYEEGEEVSEQIDFAKFGRRAILNLRQTLASKVLELEHDSLYNKYKDRVGQVISGEVYQIWKREVLLVDDENNELILPKSEQIPADQYRKGETIRAVILRVDNENNNPKIILSRTSPVFLERLLEAEVPEINDGLISIKKIARMPGERAKVAVESYDDRIDPVGACVGVKGSRVHGIVRELCNENIDVINYTSNIKLFIQRALSPARISSINLDEENRKAEVYLQPEEVSLAIGRGGLNIKLASMLTEFTIDVYREVSDADADEDIYLEEFDDEIDQWIIDAIKGIGLDTAKQVLNAPREMLIEKADLEEETVDHLIRVLKSEFEQ; encoded by the coding sequence ATGGCAGCAAGAAAGAATGTAGAAGAAACCATCAGCATGATTGACACCTTTCGTGAATTTAAAGACACGAAAAACATCGACCGTGCCACATTGGTAAGCGTGTTGGAGGAAAGTTTCCGCAACGTGCTAGCCAAGATTTATGGTAGCGATGAGAATTTTGACGTTATCGTAAATCCAGATAAGGGCGACTTCGAAATATACCGTAACCGCATCGTTGTGCCGGATGGCGAGGTGGCGGACGAAAATAAGGAAATATCGCTGAAAGAGGCTCGCGAGATTGAAGACGACTATGAAGAGGGCGAAGAGGTTTCTGAACAGATTGACTTTGCCAAGTTTGGTCGCCGTGCCATTTTGAATCTTCGACAGACATTGGCTTCAAAAGTGCTGGAGCTGGAACACGACTCGTTGTACAATAAGTATAAGGATCGCGTGGGACAGGTTATCTCCGGCGAGGTTTACCAGATATGGAAGCGCGAGGTGCTGTTGGTAGATGATGAGAACAACGAGCTGATACTGCCCAAGTCAGAGCAGATTCCGGCCGACCAATACCGCAAGGGCGAGACCATTCGCGCCGTCATCCTGCGGGTGGACAACGAGAACAACAACCCCAAGATTATCCTCTCGCGTACCAGTCCGGTATTCCTGGAACGACTGTTGGAGGCCGAGGTGCCCGAGATTAACGACGGACTCATCTCCATCAAGAAAATAGCCCGCATGCCAGGCGAGCGTGCAAAGGTGGCCGTGGAAAGCTACGACGACCGCATTGACCCGGTAGGTGCCTGCGTTGGCGTGAAAGGCAGTCGTGTGCACGGCATCGTACGCGAGTTGTGTAACGAGAATATCGACGTGATTAACTACACGTCAAACATTAAACTATTCATTCAGCGCGCGTTGAGTCCCGCTCGCATCAGCAGCATCAACCTGGATGAGGAGAATCGCAAGGCCGAAGTTTACCTGCAACCCGAAGAGGTGAGCTTGGCCATTGGTCGAGGAGGACTGAATATCAAGTTGGCTTCCATGCTGACAGAATTTACCATCGACGTGTACCGTGAAGTTTCAGATGCCGACGCTGACGAAGACATCTACTTGGAAGAGTTTGATGACGAAATCGATCAATGGATTATCGACGCCATCAAAGGCATCGGTCTTGATACGGCTAAACAGGTGTTGAACGCACCTCGTGAAATGTTAATCGAGAAAGCCGACTTGGAGGAAGAAACCGTCGATCACCTGATTCGGGTATTAAAATCAGAATTTGAACAGTAA
- the rimP gene encoding ribosome assembly cofactor RimP, with protein sequence MIDKSVVKELVEDWLQDKDYFLVDVEVSKDDKIVVEIDHADGVWIEDCVELSRYIEDRLNRDDEDYELEVGSAGLGQPFKVPQQYINFIGKEVEVLDGDGLKYRGVLKSVDGNDFVVTVDEKVKVEGKKRPELQAVDHTFQMDKVKYTKYLINFK encoded by the coding sequence ATGATTGATAAAAGTGTCGTAAAAGAATTGGTTGAAGATTGGCTTCAGGACAAAGACTATTTCTTGGTGGATGTTGAGGTCAGTAAAGACGACAAGATTGTTGTCGAAATCGACCATGCAGACGGCGTGTGGATTGAAGACTGTGTGGAACTGAGCCGGTACATAGAAGATCGGCTGAACCGTGACGATGAAGACTATGAGTTGGAAGTAGGCTCGGCCGGATTGGGTCAACCTTTCAAGGTGCCACAGCAGTACATCAATTTCATAGGAAAAGAGGTCGAGGTGCTTGATGGCGACGGACTGAAATACCGAGGTGTCTTGAAATCGGTAGATGGGAACGACTTTGTTGTGACCGTTGACGAGAAGGTGAAGGTTGAAGGCAAGAAACGCCCAGAGCTACAAGCCGTGGATCATACTTTCCAGATGGACAAGGTGAAGTATACCAAGTACCTCATCAACTTTAAATGA